A window from Trinickia violacea encodes these proteins:
- a CDS encoding alpha/beta hydrolase — MKSFKPLLLSALLAGVSTLATAASPAVPVTPDQVTTKFLSALNSGTGPALETLPPAKARQVLIDAQNGAKVDLSGIDVSNKTIEQDGIRVPLTIVRPQGATGTLPVFMFFHGGGWVLGDFQTHERLVRDLVVQSGAVAVFVNYTPSPEARYPVAINQAYAATKWVAAHGAEIGVDGQRLAVVGNSVGGNMAAVVSLMAKNKQGPAIRFQGLMWPVTDHDFDDASYLAYAKDHFLTRSMMKWFWDAYTKDESQRSEIYASPLRASVDQLKGLPPALIQVAQFDVLRDEGEAYGRKLDAAGDAVTTTRYNGTIHDFGLLNALADDPPTKAALKQLANELKTRLAQD, encoded by the coding sequence ATGAAATCGTTCAAGCCCTTGCTGCTTTCGGCGCTTCTTGCAGGCGTCTCCACGCTTGCCACGGCAGCAAGCCCCGCGGTGCCGGTCACTCCGGACCAGGTCACCACGAAGTTCCTGAGCGCGCTTAACAGCGGCACAGGGCCCGCGCTCGAAACGCTGCCGCCTGCGAAAGCGCGTCAAGTTTTGATCGATGCACAAAATGGCGCGAAGGTGGATCTGTCCGGCATCGACGTGTCGAACAAAACCATCGAGCAAGACGGCATCCGTGTGCCGTTGACGATCGTCCGCCCGCAAGGCGCAACGGGCACGCTGCCGGTGTTCATGTTCTTCCACGGCGGCGGCTGGGTGCTTGGCGATTTTCAGACGCATGAGCGACTGGTGCGGGACCTCGTCGTGCAGTCGGGGGCGGTGGCGGTGTTCGTCAACTACACGCCTTCACCTGAAGCGCGCTATCCGGTCGCGATCAATCAGGCGTATGCCGCGACAAAATGGGTCGCTGCGCACGGCGCTGAAATCGGTGTGGACGGGCAGCGTCTCGCGGTGGTGGGCAATAGCGTCGGCGGCAACATGGCGGCCGTCGTGAGCCTGATGGCGAAGAACAAGCAAGGGCCGGCGATTCGCTTCCAAGGCTTGATGTGGCCCGTGACGGACCACGACTTCGACGATGCCTCGTATCTCGCGTACGCCAAGGATCACTTCCTGACGCGCTCGATGATGAAGTGGTTCTGGGACGCTTATACGAAAGACGAGTCGCAGCGCAGTGAGATCTATGCGTCACCGCTGCGTGCTTCAGTCGATCAGTTGAAGGGGCTGCCGCCCGCGCTGATCCAAGTCGCGCAATTCGACGTGCTGCGTGACGAAGGCGAGGCATACGGCCGCAAGCTCGACGCGGCCGGCGACGCAGTCACGACGACGCGCTACAACGGCACGATTCACGACTTCGGCCTGCTCAA
- a CDS encoding organic hydroperoxide resistance protein, with translation MSIEKVLYRAQATATGGRDGRAVVPEGKLDLKLTTPRELGGAGGEGTNPEQLFAAGYSACFLGAMKFVGMRDKIAIPADVSINGSVGIGAIPNGFGIEVELKISLPGMAREAAQALVDKAHIVCPYSNATRGNIDVTLTVV, from the coding sequence ATGTCGATCGAAAAAGTTCTCTACCGCGCTCAAGCCACCGCCACCGGAGGCCGTGACGGCCGCGCCGTCGTGCCCGAAGGCAAGCTGGACCTGAAGCTCACGACGCCGCGCGAATTGGGCGGCGCGGGTGGCGAAGGCACGAACCCGGAACAGCTGTTCGCCGCCGGCTATAGCGCGTGCTTCCTCGGTGCGATGAAGTTTGTGGGGATGCGCGACAAGATCGCGATCCCGGCTGACGTGTCGATCAACGGCAGCGTTGGCATCGGCGCGATTCCGAACGGCTTCGGCATCGAAGTCGAGCTGAAGATCTCGCTGCCCGGCATGGCGCGTGAAGCGGCGCAAGCGCTCGTCGACAAGGCGCACATCGTGTGCCCGTACTCGAACGCCACGCGCGGCAACATTGACGTCACGCTGACGGTGGTTTGA
- a CDS encoding ATP adenylyltransferase family protein: METARQLQPGTLWPALCKQTAHALRCGALQPIASDERLIEDAGVRFIVREVSSLARKDQARPAPAARSAASPPVNPFLPHDPNLFVADVSDTHFALLNKFNVIDHHLLIVTRSFIRQETPLNAADFAAWFACLAEFDGLGFYNSGSEAGASQPHKHLQIVPLPLGTSGLRLPIEPLLNTARLQGTIGTIPGLPFRHAFATLDPASVRYPDAGRIAEARYRALLDAVQRQTAPANGETPSQLPYNLLVTPSWMLLVPRSAERVESVAVNALGFAGSLFVRDAAQRQTIERLGPMNVLCRVAFAPDEDR; the protein is encoded by the coding sequence ATGGAAACCGCCCGCCAACTGCAACCCGGCACGCTGTGGCCGGCCTTATGCAAGCAAACGGCGCACGCGCTGCGTTGCGGCGCGCTGCAACCGATCGCGTCCGACGAACGGCTCATCGAAGACGCGGGCGTCCGCTTCATCGTCCGCGAGGTATCGAGCCTCGCGCGCAAAGACCAAGCACGGCCCGCGCCCGCCGCACGTTCCGCCGCGAGCCCTCCGGTGAACCCGTTTCTGCCGCACGACCCGAACCTGTTCGTCGCCGACGTCTCCGACACGCACTTTGCGTTGCTCAACAAGTTCAACGTCATCGACCATCATCTGCTGATCGTCACTCGCTCGTTCATTAGGCAGGAGACGCCGCTCAACGCCGCCGACTTCGCCGCGTGGTTCGCCTGCCTCGCCGAATTCGACGGCCTCGGCTTCTACAACAGCGGCTCCGAGGCGGGCGCGAGCCAGCCACACAAGCATCTGCAGATCGTGCCCTTGCCGCTCGGCACGTCGGGGCTGCGGCTGCCTATCGAGCCACTGCTGAACACGGCGCGGCTGCAAGGAACGATCGGCACGATACCGGGCCTGCCGTTTCGCCATGCATTCGCGACGCTCGATCCGGCATCCGTGAGATACCCGGATGCGGGCCGTATCGCCGAAGCGCGCTATCGCGCGCTGCTCGATGCCGTTCAGCGGCAAACCGCCCCCGCGAACGGCGAAACGCCGTCGCAGTTGCCGTATAACCTGCTGGTTACGCCAAGCTGGATGCTGCTCGTGCCGCGCTCGGCCGAGCGCGTCGAATCCGTCGCCGTGAACGCGCTGGGATTCGCGGGCTCGCTATTCGTGCGCGACGCCGCGCAGAGGCAAACGATCGAGCGCCTCGGACCGATGAATGTGCTTTGCCGCGTCGCGTTCGCGCCGGACGAGGATCGTTGA